The following is a genomic window from Fusarium oxysporum Fo47 chromosome IV, complete sequence.
CGAATGCTAATAATGAGACAGgcatcaaggtcgagaaTACGATGAAGTCGGGTGGTCTTGTTGCTGATGACCTTATTCTGCGACTTATTTCCAACGAATTCTTCACTCGAGGCTGGCTTGCGAAGAATGGTGGTCCGAACGTCATGACTCTTTCTTCTGAAGCGACGGCGATGGAGGCTTCTTTCAATAGCGCTGCTTCTGATCCGTTCATCAACGCTCCATTCCTCGACGGGCACCGTCCTTCCAAGGCCTCCAACGACCCATCCGCCTCGTTCATTCTCGATGGTTTCCCTCGAACAGCTTCCCAAGTCGGCCCTCTCGACAAGCTTATCCCGATCAATCTCGTAGTCTCGCTCAAGACCCCTGTATCTGTTATTCTCGAGCGAATCCTCGGACGTTGGGTCCACGAGCCTTCGGGCCGAGTCTACAACACCAGCTTCAATGCGCCTCGAGTCCCCGGAATCGACGACGTCACCGGCGAGCGATTAATCCAGCGCCCCGATGATTCCGAGGAAGTTTACAGAGCACGATACAAGAAGTTCCAAGAGACCAGCGAGCCTGTTCTGAACCACTACGCCCAGAAGGGCGTCCTTGTCGAGATTGAGGGCATGAGCAGCGATGAAATCACCCCAAAGCTATTTGCAGAGTTCGAGAAGCGCTTCGTCCATTGAAGGAAATACCCTATGGTTTCAAGACGTTTATGTTATTACTAGTATATGACTTTTTCTTTCCATTCGCTACGGTTTAGCTTTTGTATTTTGTTATTATAGGAGTTTTATTCTCGCGGCTTGGGATGCTGCTGATGGGAGTTGCAAAAGACAGGACTGGAAAGATTCCTTGTCAGATGGCGCGAACTGTTGGGAGCTGCTCGTTGGTTGTCCTTGAAGGACATGGTGGTGGAAAGGGATGGGATTGTCTCAACACAACTGCACCGGTTTTGAGCGCAGGAATGGGCATGGTTATTGCCTGAATGATATCCACACATCGACCCCTTCTTTGATTCAAATCGCAAATGTGACATGCACGACCTTGGAGTGGTCGAATTACAATTCATGTCGACTTGAGATTGACATTGTGAGAATTCCGCTATGTGTACATAAATTTGACCCATGAATACCCCTAGAAACACTGCTAGCGCATCGTGGCCAGAATAactctccctctcttctAACGCAGTTCCATGCATCGCGTCACATCAAACATCGCACTAAAATGGCAATGCAGTAGCCCTTTCAAGACATTCCAAATAAACAATCCGTCATACTCCGTCCGAGTTCATACTCGCGTTCGTAAAAGTGATGTAAGCTGTAGTTTGGCGTGGAAGCTTGGTACCTTAGTCGCGCCAACCCTCGCCGCCTTGAAGACCGCTGGGCTGGCCTTCTGTTTGTCCAGGTCGCAGTGGTGTTtgctcatcgtcgtcatcgtcgagTGCTCGCGCAAGCTCATCGGGGTCTTGCATCTTGGCGTCAGGGTCGACTGGGCCACCGAACTCGTCCTGGTCACGGTTGTGTCGGTCCTGCTCGAGAACGCCGTCATCGGCACTGACTGAGATACCGCGGGCTCCCCACTTGGGACGAGCTCCTCGTCGGCCACCTTGCTCATCTTCAAATCCACCAGGGCCActctcctcgtcatcatcgttgtTCTCAAAGCGCTTTCCGAAGATTCGGCGGAGGAGCCATCCGCGGGACATATCATCGGCGTCGACAATGCCGCCACCGCGAAGCTTGACGCGCTGGCGGGTGTAGTAAACCCAAGCAAAGTCGATGTATAGGGCAGTCTGGATGATGCCGAAGATGACGGAGACGGTATTGGGCTTCTTGCCGGAGATCTCGAATTCGCGGATGAACCAGTTGACGCAGTAGAGGGCGCGGTAGGAGCCGAGAGCGACGAGGTAGAAGGAGTCGATAACGGTGGGGACGGTTGTTTGtcgaaggaggagaagctggggAAGAACGCAGACGGACTCGAGGATCTGGGAGAACACCCACATCCACTAGAAGCTGTTAGCGATGGTGAGGTTATTAGGCAACAGTAACATACAGGTCGGAAACCCTTGTGGCTCTCAAAGATGAGCATGACGAATGGAGACAAGACAAACGAGCCACCGAGGATGATGGCGCCAATCTTCCAAGCAATCTCACGCTCACGCGATCGAGGGTAGATCCATTGCATAATAGCAAGGATGTAGATAGACGAGATGATGTAGAAGATCTTGAACACGATGTTCCATGGTACCGTCTCGATGAAGAGGTCGAGGTAACGTGTGCAGAAGACGAGGGCGTAGAGGATCTGCGTGATGAGGGAGACGCCCTCAGCGCTTCGATTGCGATGGATAgcgaagatgaggatgcaTTTGGAGAGGGCGTGGGACAAGTCGCCCAGGACACGGAAGAGCTGTGGTGCTGTCAGTTTGTCGTTTTGGTAATGCATGATGTTTCGCAGACTTACGTTCCACGCGCCCATTGTCAAGGGCGGGAAAAGGAGGTATCGGCCGTTGGTGTGTTTGCGGCGAGCGACTCTGGAGAAAGAGAATACGAGATGCGAGGTGGAATTGCTGGTTGATGGGAGGGGTTGAAGATGACAAGTAGCCGGGTATAAGGCTagtggaggttgaagatgagggagCTTAGGCAGCTGAGCTTCAGCTTGGCGATGCGATGgacggaggaggaggtggagaCGAGCAGTCTAGACTGGGCAACCTTAAAAACGTGTCTGGGGCATTTGAGCTTGCGTCAGTGCCAGCGACAGCATTTACAAGGCATGAAGATGCATTTTAAGCCACATCTACATCCATTTCCGGACACGTGCGCCTCATTGATGCCTAGAAAGAGGTtgatataatttatataaattgTTGCGATGTATTGAGAGATAGAGACAGTTCGTCTTATCGATATGATTTGAGCTGGTGACGCGGACCTAACATCGGATGTGCTGGAACCGGGGGCTCCGCGGACACCTCAGTATGGAAGATCAAACAATTGTTTGTACGCTCACTGGATCGTGCAGACTTTAATCTAATCATTCTCTACACTTAAGCGGCGCACCCTTTTTCTCTTGTACTTTCTAGCTCAAGTGATACTCTAATGCTTCGATTCAAGTAATCCCTCACTTGCTTTTAGTTTCAGTGGCTCTCTCAACGTCATTGCCGCACGCCCCCTTTCAAGTTACGAGCCAGCCTACGAGCGAGCGAGCCTCTACCCCTGCAGATCTCCAGAAACATCACACAGTCCACGTAACCAACCTAAACTGACTATACGCGTTGACCATTGAGTCCTAACGACCACGTGTAGTGACATTCTTCCAGGCAGACAGACTACGGATATAATATGAGAGTATCGGCAATCATTGCCGTCGCCCTGGGTTGGATCACCAGCGCTAGTGCCTTTGGAGTCCCCGACGTCCTGCAAAAGATTGAACAGAAACTTCCAACCAGAGAAGCTCCTCCACCGAAATACTTTAGTGAGTTCACCCTTTTGGGACCTTATGCCCAATGGAATTGGTC
Proteins encoded in this region:
- a CDS encoding ER lumen protein retaining receptor-domain-containing protein, with product MHYQNDKLTAPQLFRVLGDLSHALSKCILIFAIHRNRSAEGVSLITQILYALVFCTRYLDLFIETVPWNIVFKIFYIISSIYILAIMQWIYPRSREREIAWKIGAIILGGSFVLSPFVMLIFESHKGFRPWMWVFSQILESVCVLPQLLLLRQTTVPTVIDSFYLVALGSYRALYCVNWFIREFEISGKKPNTVSVIFGIIQTALYIDFAWVYYTRQRVKLRGGGIVDADDMSRGWLLRRIFGKRFENNDDDEESGPGGFEDEQGGRRGARPKWGARGISVSADDGVLEQDRHNRDQDEFGGPVDPDAKMQDPDELARALDDDDDEQTPLRPGQTEGQPSGLQGGEGWRD
- a CDS encoding P-loop containing nucleoside triphosphate hydrolase protein, translating into MNLNKAARVILFGAPGVGKGTQSERLLARFPQLNQISTGDLLRRNVKERTPLGIKVENTMKSGGLVADDLILRLISNEFFTRGWLAKNGGPNVMTLSSEATAMEASFNSAASDPFINAPFLDGHRPSKASNDPSASFILDGFPRTASQVGPLDKLIPINLVVSLKTPVSVILERILGRWVHEPSGRVYNTSFNAPRVPGIDDVTGERLIQRPDDSEEVYRARYKKFQETSEPVLNHYAQKGVLVEIEGMSSDEITPKLFAEFEKRFVH